One genomic segment of Ctenopharyngodon idella isolate HZGC_01 chromosome 7, HZGC01, whole genome shotgun sequence includes these proteins:
- the si:cabz01007794.1 gene encoding uncharacterized protein si:cabz01007794.1 isoform X1 — translation MGSKWIYVAILGMACLMLAVNGTDGSNSTASNSSISSNMTMNLTQTSPPNITTNLTMTQPPDINMNLTHTSPPNITTNLTMTQPPDINMNLTQTSPPNITTNLTMTPPPNMTLNLTHTSPPNITTNLTMTHPPDINMNLTHTSPPNITTNLTMTLPPNMTLNLTQTSPPNITTNLTMTQPPDINMNLTHTSPPNNTTNMTMTPPPNMTLNLTQTSPPNITTNLTMTHPPDINMNLTQTSPPNITTNLTMTPPPNMTLNLIQTSPPNITTNLTMTHPPDINMNLTHTSPPNNTTNMTMTPPPNMTLNLTQTSPPNITTNLTMTHPPDINMNLTQTSPPNITTNLTMTLPPNMTVNLTHTSPPNITTNLTMTHPPDITMNLTQTSPPNITTNMTMTLPPNMTLNLTQTSPPNITTNLTMTHPPDINMNLTHTNPPNITTNLTMTLPPNMTMNLTHTSPPNITTNLTMTHHPNMTMNLTHTSPPNITTNMTMTLPPNMTMNLTHTSPPNITTNMTMTLPPNMTMNLTHTSPPNITTNMTMTLPPNMTMNLTHTSPPNITTNMTMTLPPNMTMNLTHTSPPNITTNMTMTLPPNMTMNLTHTSPPNITTNMTMTLPPNMTMNLTHTSPPNITTNMTMTLPPNMTLNLTHTSPPNITTNLTQTRPPSMTNNITLPGSNIITNISNQSLEITGRDNCRRDRACFSAPPTCNPGAQGSCYFLSTKGITGNADNFTFELSGESDGYIAAGLSRDSSGQGATIYSCASFNGVLRFIRATLNNQRLTPDDTFIPGSFRGSVNERKIQCIFNAAGLGSSTTRAATTETFVFVLTGSISNGSLDSPVSRLATNGSVDLGNPNSTDAAIIAPSTNATASNTTTVSTNLTQTPSPNITMNMTQPGPLNMTTNSTQTHPPNITMNMTQPGPLNMTTNSTQTRPPNITMNMTQPGPLNMTTNSTQTHPPNITMNMTQPGPLNMTTNSTQTHPPNITMNMTQPGPLNMTTNSTQTRPPNITMNMTQPGPLNMTTNSTQTHPPNITMNMTQPGPLNMTTNSTQTRPPNMTNNITPSGSNTMTNNNIISQSQEITSRDNCRRDRACFSAPPTCNPGAQSSCYFLSTRGITGNADNFTFELSGESDGYIAAGLSRDSTGQGATIYSCANFNGTMRFIRATLNNQRLTQDDTFIPGSFRGSVNGKKIQCIFNAAGLGSSTARAETTEPFIFVLTGSVSNGSLDSPVTRLATNGSVDLSNPNSTDVLVITPSTNATASNATTASNATSSNITANTSTTIDKVTRDSCKKDKACFSTPASCDPSTSNSCFFASTRGVNGSSDNLTFELSGESNGYIAVGLSRDNKEGDGDTIYSCANNNGTVKFIRATLNNTILTPDNTFRPGSFRSSVNNTKIQCIFIAAGLNSSTRAANTNAFLFFFTGNFTNGTMGSPFTRMATNSSVDLTNFNSSDVAIITPPTNTVSNTTTSTTITTTTAKPTTGGSNALQHVASQAAVVILSGILAVLLL, via the exons ATGGGGAGTAAATGGATCTATGTGGCTATCCTGGGGATGGCATGCTTGATGCTTGCAGTCAATGGAACAGATGGTAGCAACTCCACGGCAAGCAACAGCTCAATATCTTCTAACATGACCATGAACCTGACCCAAACAAGCCCTCCCAACATTACCACTAACCTGACCATGACCCAACCTCCAGACATAAACATGAACCTGACCCACACAAGCCCTCCCAACATTACCACTAACCTGACCATGACCCAACCTCCAGACATAAACATGAACCTGACCCAAACAAGCCCTCCCAACATCACCACTAACCTGACCATGACCCCCCCTCCCAACATGACCTTGAACCTGACCCACACAAGCCCTCCCAACATTACCACTAACCTGACCATGACCCACCCTCCAGACATAAACATGAACCTGACCCACACAAGCCCTCCCAACATCACCACCAACCTGACCATGACCCTTCCTCCCAACATGACCTTAAACCTGACCCAAACAAGCCCTCCCAACATTACCACTAACCTGACCATGACCCAGCCTCCAGACATAAACATGAACCTGACCCACACAAGCCCTCCCAACAACACCACTAACATGACCATGACCCCCCCTCCCAACATGACCTTGAACCTGACCCAAACAAGCCCTCCCAACATTACCACTAACCTGACCATGACCCACCCTCCAGACATAAACATGAACCTGACCCAAACAAGCCCTCCCAACATCACCACTAACCTGACCATGACCCCCCCTCCCAACATGACCTTGAACCTGATCCAAACAAGCCCTCCCAACATTACCACTAACCTGACCATGACCCACCCTCCAGACATAAACATGAACCTGACCCACACAAGCCCTCCCAACAACACCACTAACATGACCATGACCCCCCCTCCCAACATGACCTTGAACCTGACCCAAACAAGCCCTCCCAATATCACCACTAACCTGACCATGACCCACCCTCCAGACATAAACATGAACCTGACCCAAACAAGCCCTCCCAACATCACCACTAACCTGACCATGACCCTTCCTCCCAATATGACCGTGAACCTGACCCACACAAGTCCTCCCAACATCACCACCAACCTGACCATGACCCACCCTCCAGACATAACCATGAACCTGACCCAAACCAGCCCTCCCAACATCACCACTAACATGACCATGACCCTCCCTCCTAACATGACCTTGAACCTGACCCAAACAAGCCCTCCCAACATTACCACTAACCTGACCATGACCCACCCTCCAGACATAAACATGAACCTGACCCACACAAATCCTCCCAACATCACCACCAACCTGACAATGACCCTTCCTCCCAATATGACCATGAACCTGACCCACACAAGCCCTCCCAACATCACCACCAACCTGACAATGACCCATCACCCCAACATGACCATGAACCTGACCCACACAAGCCCTCCCAACATCACCACTAACATGACCATGACCCTTCCCCCCAACATGACCATGAACCTGACCCACACAAGCCCTCCCAACATCACCACTAACATGACCATGACCCTTCCCCCCAACATGACCATGAACCTGACCCACACAAGCCCTCCCAACATCACCACTAACATGACCATGACCCTTCCTCCCAACATGACCATGAACCTGACCCACACAAGCCCTCCCAACATCACCACTAACATGACCATGACCCTTCCCCCCAACATGACCATGAACCTGACCCACACAAGCCCTCCCAACATCACCACTAACATGACCATGACCCTTCCTCCCAACATGACCATGAACCTGACCCACACAAGCCCTCCCAACATCACCACTAACATGACCATGACCCTTCCTCCCAACATGACCATGAACCTGACCCACACAAGCCCTCCCAACATCACCACTAACATGACCATGACCCTTCCTCCCAACATGACCTTGAACCTGACCCACACAAGCCCTCCCAACATCACCACCAACCTAACCCAAACTCGTCCTCCCAGCATGACAAACAATATAACATTACCAGGCTCCAATATCATAACCAACATCAGTAATCAATCACTA GAAATTACTGGCAGAGATAACTGCAGAAGGGATAGGGCTTGTTTCTCCGCTCCACCTACCTGTAATCCAGGTGCACAAGGTTCCTGCTATTTCCTCTCTACTAAAGGAATAACCGGAAATGCAGATAATTTTACCTTTGAGCTCAGTGGCGAGTCAGATGGTTACATCGCAGCTGGCCTATCTCGAGACAGCAGT GGTCAAGGTGCCACCATCTATTCTTGCGCCAGTTTCAATGGTGTACTCAGGTTCATCCGTGCCACACTGAACAATCAAAGACTGACTCCGGATGACACA TTCATCCCTGGAAGCTTCCGTGGCTCAGTGAATGAAAGAAAGATTCAATGCATTTTCAATGCCGCAGGTCTCGGCAGCAGCACCACTCGTGCTGCAACCACAGAAACTTTCGTCTTCGTTTTAACAGGCAGCATCTCAAATG GTTCTCTGGATTCTCCAGTCAGTAGACTGGCCACAAATGGGTCAGTGGACTTAGGCAACCCTAACAGCACAGATGCTGCAATAATAGCACCAAGTACAAATGCCACTGCATCTAACACCACAACAGTATCTACAAACCTGACCCAGACGCCATCTCCCAACATAACCATGAACATGACCCAACCGGGCCCACTCAACATGACCACAAATTCAACCCAGACACATCCTCCCAACATAACCATGAACATGACCCAACCGGGCCCACTCAACATGACCACAAACTCAACCCAGACACGCCCTCCCAACATAACCATGAACATGACCCAACCGGGCCCACTCAACATGACCACAAATTCAACCCAGACACATCCTCCCAACATAACCATGAACATGACCCAACCGGGCCCACTCAACATGACCACAAATTCAACCCAGACACATCCTCCCAACATAACCATGAACATGACCCAACCGGGCCCACTCAACATGACCACAAACTCAACCCAGACGCGCCCTCCCAACATAACCATGAACATGACCCAACCGGGCCCACTCAACATGACCACAAATTCAACCCAGACACATCCTCCCAACATAACCATGAACATGACCCAACCGGGCCCACTCAACATGACCACAAACTCAACCCAGACGCGCCCTCCTAACATGACAAACAATATAACACCGTCCGGCTCTAATACCATGACCAACAACAACATCATTAGTCAATCACAA GAAATCACTAGCAGAGATAACTGCAGAAGGGATAGGGCTTGTTTCTCCGCTCCACCTACCTGTAATCCAGGTGCACAAAGTTCCTGCTATTTCCTCTCTACAAGAGGAATAACCGGAAATGCAGATAATTTTACCTTTGAACTCAGTGGCGAGTCAGATGGTTACATTGCAGCTGGCCTCTCTCGAGACAGCACT GGTCAAGGTGCCACCATCTATTCTTGCGCCAATTTTAATGGTACAATGAGGTTCATCCGTGCCACACTGAACAATCAAAGACTGACTCAGGATGACACA TTCATCCCTGGAAGCTTCCGTGGCTCAGTGAATGGAAAAAAGATTCAATGCATTTTCAATGCTGCAGGTCTCGGCAGCAGCACCGCTCGTGCTGAAACCACAGAACCTTTCATCTTCGTTTTAACAGGCAGCGTCTCAAATG GCTCTCTGGATTCTCCAGTCACTAGACTGGCCACAAATGGGTCAGTGGACTTAAGCAACCCTAACAGCACAGATGTTTTGGTCATAACACCCAGTACAAACGCCACTGCATCTAACGCCACTACAGCATCAAACGCCACTTCATCTAACATTACAGCAAACACTAGTACTACAATT GATAAGGTCACCAGGGACAGCTGTAAGAAGGACAAGGCATGTTTCTCCACTCCAGCCAGCTGTGATCCATCTACTTCCAATAGCTGTTTTTTTGCTTCCACAAGAggggtaaatggaagctcagaCAATCTCACTTTTGAGCTCAGTGGGGAGTCGAATGGTTATATCGCAGTTGGCCTCTCTCGAGACAACAAGGAG GGTGATGGTGATACCATCTATTCATGTGCCAACAACAATGGTACAGTGAAGTTCATCCGTGCCACACTGAACAACACCATTCTGACTCCAGATAACACC TTTAGACCTGGATCCTTCCGTAGCTCTGTGAACAACACGAAGATTCAATGCATATTCATAGCTGCAGGTCTCAACAGCAGCACCCGTGCAGCGAACACAAATgcttttctcttcttcttcaCTGGCAACTTTACCAATG GCACCATGGGGTCTCCATTTACACGAATGGCAACAAATTCATCAGTTGATCTAACCAACTTTAACAGCTCAGATGTTGCAATAATAACACCCCCTACAAATACAGTCTCTAATACTACCACTTCTACTACTATTACAACTACTACTGCAAAACCTACTACAGGAGGGAGCAATGCGCTGCAGCATGTGGCTTCTCAGG CTGCTGTGGTAATTCTCTCAGGGATCCTTGCAGTCCTCCTGTTGTAA
- the si:cabz01007794.1 gene encoding uncharacterized protein si:cabz01007794.1 isoform X3 — protein MGSKWIYVAILGMACLMLAVNGTDGSNSTASNSSISSNMTMNLTQTSPPNITTNLTMTQPPDINMNLTHTSPPNITTNLTMTQPPDINMNLTQTSPPNITTNLTMTPPPNMTLNLTHTSPPNITTNLTMTHPPDINMNLTHTSPPNITTNLTMTLPPNMTLNLTQTSPPNITTNLTMTQPPDINMNLTHTSPPNNTTNMTMTPPPNMTLNLTQTSPPNITTNLTMTHPPDINMNLTQTSPPNITTNLTMTPPPNMTLNLIQTSPPNITTNLTMTHPPDINMNLTHTSPPNNTTNMTMTPPPNMTLNLTQTSPPNITTNLTMTHPPDINMNLTQTSPPNITTNLTMTLPPNMTVNLTHTSPPNITTNLTMTHPPDITMNLTQTSPPNITTNMTMTLPPNMTLNLTQTSPPNITTNLTMTHPPDINMNLTHTNPPNITTNLTMTLPPNMTMNLTHTSPPNITTNLTMTHHPNMTMNLTHTSPPNITTNMTMTLPPNMTMNLTHTSPPNITTNMTMTLPPNMTMNLTHTSPPNITTNMTMTLPPNMTMNLTHTSPPNITTNMTMTLPPNMTMNLTHTSPPNITTNMTMTLPPNMTMNLTHTSPPNITTNMTMTLPPNMTMNLTHTSPPNITTNMTMTLPPNMTLNLTHTSPPNITTNLTQTRPPSMTNNITLPGSNIITNISNQSLEITGRDNCRRDRACFSAPPTCNPGAQGSCYFLSTKGITGNADNFTFELSGESDGYIAAGLSRDSSGQGATIYSCASFNGVLRFIRATLNNQRLTPDDTFIPGSFRGSVNGKKIQCIFNAAGLGSSTARAETTEPFIFVLTGSVSNGSLDSPVTRLATNGSVDLSNPNSTDVLVITPSTNATASNATTASNATSSNITANTSTTIDKVTRDSCKKDKACFSTPASCDPSTSNSCFFASTRGVNGSSDNLTFELSGESNGYIAVGLSRDNKEGDGDTIYSCANNNGTVKFIRATLNNTILTPDNTFRPGSFRSSVNNTKIQCIFIAAGLNSSTRAANTNAFLFFFTGNFTNGTMGSPFTRMATNSSVDLTNFNSSDVAIITPPTNTVSNTTTSTTITTTTAKPTTGGSNALQHVASQAAVVILSGILAVLLL, from the exons ATGGGGAGTAAATGGATCTATGTGGCTATCCTGGGGATGGCATGCTTGATGCTTGCAGTCAATGGAACAGATGGTAGCAACTCCACGGCAAGCAACAGCTCAATATCTTCTAACATGACCATGAACCTGACCCAAACAAGCCCTCCCAACATTACCACTAACCTGACCATGACCCAACCTCCAGACATAAACATGAACCTGACCCACACAAGCCCTCCCAACATTACCACTAACCTGACCATGACCCAACCTCCAGACATAAACATGAACCTGACCCAAACAAGCCCTCCCAACATCACCACTAACCTGACCATGACCCCCCCTCCCAACATGACCTTGAACCTGACCCACACAAGCCCTCCCAACATTACCACTAACCTGACCATGACCCACCCTCCAGACATAAACATGAACCTGACCCACACAAGCCCTCCCAACATCACCACCAACCTGACCATGACCCTTCCTCCCAACATGACCTTAAACCTGACCCAAACAAGCCCTCCCAACATTACCACTAACCTGACCATGACCCAGCCTCCAGACATAAACATGAACCTGACCCACACAAGCCCTCCCAACAACACCACTAACATGACCATGACCCCCCCTCCCAACATGACCTTGAACCTGACCCAAACAAGCCCTCCCAACATTACCACTAACCTGACCATGACCCACCCTCCAGACATAAACATGAACCTGACCCAAACAAGCCCTCCCAACATCACCACTAACCTGACCATGACCCCCCCTCCCAACATGACCTTGAACCTGATCCAAACAAGCCCTCCCAACATTACCACTAACCTGACCATGACCCACCCTCCAGACATAAACATGAACCTGACCCACACAAGCCCTCCCAACAACACCACTAACATGACCATGACCCCCCCTCCCAACATGACCTTGAACCTGACCCAAACAAGCCCTCCCAATATCACCACTAACCTGACCATGACCCACCCTCCAGACATAAACATGAACCTGACCCAAACAAGCCCTCCCAACATCACCACTAACCTGACCATGACCCTTCCTCCCAATATGACCGTGAACCTGACCCACACAAGTCCTCCCAACATCACCACCAACCTGACCATGACCCACCCTCCAGACATAACCATGAACCTGACCCAAACCAGCCCTCCCAACATCACCACTAACATGACCATGACCCTCCCTCCTAACATGACCTTGAACCTGACCCAAACAAGCCCTCCCAACATTACCACTAACCTGACCATGACCCACCCTCCAGACATAAACATGAACCTGACCCACACAAATCCTCCCAACATCACCACCAACCTGACAATGACCCTTCCTCCCAATATGACCATGAACCTGACCCACACAAGCCCTCCCAACATCACCACCAACCTGACAATGACCCATCACCCCAACATGACCATGAACCTGACCCACACAAGCCCTCCCAACATCACCACTAACATGACCATGACCCTTCCCCCCAACATGACCATGAACCTGACCCACACAAGCCCTCCCAACATCACCACTAACATGACCATGACCCTTCCCCCCAACATGACCATGAACCTGACCCACACAAGCCCTCCCAACATCACCACTAACATGACCATGACCCTTCCTCCCAACATGACCATGAACCTGACCCACACAAGCCCTCCCAACATCACCACTAACATGACCATGACCCTTCCCCCCAACATGACCATGAACCTGACCCACACAAGCCCTCCCAACATCACCACTAACATGACCATGACCCTTCCTCCCAACATGACCATGAACCTGACCCACACAAGCCCTCCCAACATCACCACTAACATGACCATGACCCTTCCTCCCAACATGACCATGAACCTGACCCACACAAGCCCTCCCAACATCACCACTAACATGACCATGACCCTTCCTCCCAACATGACCTTGAACCTGACCCACACAAGCCCTCCCAACATCACCACCAACCTAACCCAAACTCGTCCTCCCAGCATGACAAACAATATAACATTACCAGGCTCCAATATCATAACCAACATCAGTAATCAATCACTA GAAATTACTGGCAGAGATAACTGCAGAAGGGATAGGGCTTGTTTCTCCGCTCCACCTACCTGTAATCCAGGTGCACAAGGTTCCTGCTATTTCCTCTCTACTAAAGGAATAACCGGAAATGCAGATAATTTTACCTTTGAGCTCAGTGGCGAGTCAGATGGTTACATCGCAGCTGGCCTATCTCGAGACAGCAGT GGTCAAGGTGCCACCATCTATTCTTGCGCCAGTTTCAATGGTGTACTCAGGTTCATCCGTGCCACACTGAACAATCAAAGACTGACTCCGGATGACACA TTCATCCCTGGAAGCTTCCGTGGCTCAGTGAATGGAAAAAAGATTCAATGCATTTTCAATGCTGCAGGTCTCGGCAGCAGCACCGCTCGTGCTGAAACCACAGAACCTTTCATCTTCGTTTTAACAGGCAGCGTCTCAAATG GCTCTCTGGATTCTCCAGTCACTAGACTGGCCACAAATGGGTCAGTGGACTTAAGCAACCCTAACAGCACAGATGTTTTGGTCATAACACCCAGTACAAACGCCACTGCATCTAACGCCACTACAGCATCAAACGCCACTTCATCTAACATTACAGCAAACACTAGTACTACAATT GATAAGGTCACCAGGGACAGCTGTAAGAAGGACAAGGCATGTTTCTCCACTCCAGCCAGCTGTGATCCATCTACTTCCAATAGCTGTTTTTTTGCTTCCACAAGAggggtaaatggaagctcagaCAATCTCACTTTTGAGCTCAGTGGGGAGTCGAATGGTTATATCGCAGTTGGCCTCTCTCGAGACAACAAGGAG GGTGATGGTGATACCATCTATTCATGTGCCAACAACAATGGTACAGTGAAGTTCATCCGTGCCACACTGAACAACACCATTCTGACTCCAGATAACACC TTTAGACCTGGATCCTTCCGTAGCTCTGTGAACAACACGAAGATTCAATGCATATTCATAGCTGCAGGTCTCAACAGCAGCACCCGTGCAGCGAACACAAATgcttttctcttcttcttcaCTGGCAACTTTACCAATG GCACCATGGGGTCTCCATTTACACGAATGGCAACAAATTCATCAGTTGATCTAACCAACTTTAACAGCTCAGATGTTGCAATAATAACACCCCCTACAAATACAGTCTCTAATACTACCACTTCTACTACTATTACAACTACTACTGCAAAACCTACTACAGGAGGGAGCAATGCGCTGCAGCATGTGGCTTCTCAGG CTGCTGTGGTAATTCTCTCAGGGATCCTTGCAGTCCTCCTGTTGTAA